The sequence below is a genomic window from Fimbriimonadaceae bacterium.
CTCGTTGAACGTGAACTCCACGCTGAGCGGGTCTGCATGCTCCTTCATCTTCGTCGACCCCACGATGTCGGCACTCAGAAAAGCGAGCATCTGCTCTCCCGAACGAAGTTTTGTCTGCAGCTCGACGAGCTGGCGCAGCAGCTCCTGGCGCTCTTGAACGGGATCCTTGATGCCCAATTTGGAGTGGAATCGCGAAACAAAGTTATGCAAAACGACAGATGCGATCGCGCCGCCGAGGGTCCACGGCAGCAGGAGCATCGCCTCCTTGCCGCCAAAGACCTTCAGCCCGAACGCGATGCCGATGAAGGCAAACAGGGACTTGCCGGCGAAGTAGACGCCGCCGCTGGTGGCGCCGGCGATGGCCGCCGTGCGCGCGTCGCGGCTCACGCTCACGTTCCACAGCGCGAAGGAGAGTCCGATGAGCTGCAGGATTCCCAAGAAACCGGTCGGGTCGCCCGTCCCCGTCTTGAGCACTTCGAGGAGCCCGACGTTGGCCGAAATCGTGGCGGCCGCCACATAGCGGCGCACGTCGGGTTCGAGCGTGAGGAACAGCGTTCGGATGCGGTGCAGAAGCGATTGCTTGCGCCGTTCGGGGAACGCGCGGATGGCCAGGCGCACGTAGTCGATCGGCGTCCCCGTCGCCTCGGCCACCGCTTGGATCGCCGAATCGTCGAGTTCGCCCCCGTGCGACTCGCGCAAGCGCTCGGCAAGCTCGAGCATCTGCTGCACGGAATCGTCGTTAAGCTCTCCTGACGGTTGCTTCAGGCCGATCTCCAATCTCTCACCAATCCGAACCCATTGTACTCGCGCAGCCGCAAGGGCACCCGCAAAGGGTCCCATACGACCGCGCGCGCTTACGCGTCGCCGAGCACGTGTGGGAGTGCGCGCGCTTGCGCGTCGCCCTGAATTCGCCGAACTTGTTCGGCTCCCCGTCCTCGCGGCGAGCCACTCGGGGGCAAGGCGACGAGCAAGCTCGCGCACTCCCAGGGACTCTGCCGGCACCAAGCGCCGGCCTGGAAGGCGGCGAGCAAGCTCGCGCACTCCCACACGTGATCGGCGACGAGCAAGCGCGCGCACTCCCAGGGGGCCTTGCCTAGGTGCAGCCGTTGGGTGGGGGTGGAGGCGGGCCGGTGGTCGCTGGAACGAAGATGTTGCCGCTGGGAAGCGGCGTTA
It includes:
- a CDS encoding adenylate/guanylate cyclase domain-containing protein, which encodes MEIGLKQPSGELNDDSVQQMLELAERLRESHGGELDDSAIQAVAEATGTPIDYVRLAIRAFPERRKQSLLHRIRTLFLTLEPDVRRYVAAATISANVGLLEVLKTGTGDPTGFLGILQLIGLSFALWNVSVSRDARTAAIAGATSGGVYFAGKSLFAFIGIAFGLKVFGGKEAMLLLPWTLGGAIASVVLHNFVSRFHSKLGIKDPVQERQELLRQLVELQTKLRSGEQMLAFLSADIVGSTKMKEHADPLSVEFTFNEYHQFVEMIARRYGGRVHSTAGDGITCAFDHPQQAFGAGRTIQAGLVELNTFRNKIGIPIQLRVGVHAGEVNAPSRDDIKSVNFAHVIDIAAHLQKVCPIGGVAVSEPAAKMIPGGPAAVGSESVEASGVRALVWLPRQASRSLEAPSEGPPAPPSAAGDSPS